One stretch of Anguilla anguilla isolate fAngAng1 chromosome 5, fAngAng1.pri, whole genome shotgun sequence DNA includes these proteins:
- the LOC118228534 gene encoding uncharacterized protein LOC118228534 has translation MKSVMGEESQNAREDAFNDYLIYYQQVWPQGNLSLCQETEVAEKARRFLLTETNPDSRFTVFGFYRTVSECLTEGRRECRDVLKDLVKATEVLEMLCVNLFLFPWKKEIKTLKTFTGPFVYWIKPVLPQGMVKSILESIGYRPETDMEYRLDANVDPGTAARMGFELFLARQECEYLLEVMGQSGCWEFDPVLMQRFPQAPLCPCEASEGVREDLGAEPAPADRENASLHVSRKEEEEEEEEEGEEELDRGRSLVDPGEEGRPEEGLTSAGAAGGGDEGPEVPRSLEFPPPNGAGEPVVGPARSLLTDDGSIREMREHYPDLTFRQKPVFGEPAGPPAGQKREKAGRRTPKGGSTAGSDLCAAPSVARLPESRPIAGATAGSPKPGRRPPDEHAQEKEPVETETCRAQGAGPRAAQGAGLIGAQGAGSRAAQGAGLIGAQGAAPESSQASADECLVSELAERMGQMTVQEHRADAELKYPVEETAWQDARRCRDDDGGGRATPLGSPRDKAQPVACHPSQAPQFGVPGCRECSPCDAIKEPPQSYYIPPPCDAICALPPSQGHAQQPEEELLETYVLVEREQKEA, from the exons ATGAAGAGCGTTATGGGTGAAGAATCGCAAAATGCACGCGAAGATGCCTTCAACGATTATTTGATCTACTACCAGCAGGTTTGGCCGCAGGGCAATCTTAGCCTCTGCCAGGAGACCGAAGTGGCAGAAAAAGCTAGGCGCTTTTTGCTGACAGAGACCAATCCAGATTCAAGGTTCACGGTGTTTGGCTTCTACCGGACTGTCTCCGAATGCCTAACGGAGGGCAGGAGAGAATGCCGGGATGTCCTCAAGGACCTGGTCAAAGCCACTGAAGTTTTGGAGATGCTCTGTGTCAACCTCTTTCTGTTTCCTTGGAAGAAGGAGATCAAAACATTGAAG ACCTTCACCGGCCCGTTTGTTTACTGGATCAAGCCAGTGCTGCCACAAGGCATGGTCAAAAGTATCCTGGAGAGTATAGGATATCGCCCGGAGACGGACATGGAGTACCGGCTGGACGCGAATGTGGACCCTGGAACGGCCGCCCGGATGGGCTTCGAGCTCTTCCTGGCCCGGCAGGAGTGCGAGTACCTGCTGGAGGTTATGGGCCAAAGCGGGTGCTGGGAATTTGACCCGGTCCTCATGCAGAGGTTCCCACAGGCCCCCCTTTGCCCCTGCGAGGCCAGCGAAGGTGTGCGGGAGGacctgggggcggagccagctcctgcagacagagagaatgcCTCGCTCCACGTcagcaggaaggaggaggaggaggaggaggaggaggaaggggaggaggagctggacagAGGGCGCTCTCTGGTCGATCCAGGGGAGGAGGGCCGTCCTGAGGAGGGCCTGACTTCGGCCGGGGCGGCGGGAGGGGGCGACGAGGGTCCGGAAGTTCCCCGGAGCCTGGAGTTCCCGCCCCCGAACGGGGCGGGGGAGCCCGTGGTCGGGCCAGCGCGCAGCCTCCTGACGGACGACGGGTCGATACGGGAGATGCGGGAGCATTACCCCGACCTGACCTTCCGACAGAAGCCTGTGTTCGGGGAGCCGGCGGGCCCGCCCGCGGGGCAGAAGAGGGAGAAGGCGGGACGGAGGACCCCTAAAGGGGGCTCCACGGCGGGCAGCGACCTCTGCGCGGCCCCGTCGGTCGCCAGGCTGCCCGAGTCCCGCCCAATCGCCGGCGCGACCGCGGGGTCGCCCAAGCCGGGGAGACGCCCACCTGACGAGCACGCCCAGGAGAAAGAGCCCGTGGAAACGGAGACGTGCCGcgcccagggggcggggcccagagcagcgcagggggcggggctcataGGAgcccagggggcggggtccAGAGCAgcgcagggggcggggctcataGGAGCCCAGGGGGCGGCGCCGGAGAGCAGCCAGGCCTCTGCGGACGAGTGCCTGGTCTCCGAGCTGGCCGAGAGGATGGGCCAAATGACCGTGCAGGAGCACCGCGCCGACGCCGAGCTCAAGTACCCCGTGGAGGAGACCGCCTGGCAGGACGCCAGGCGTTGCCGCGACGACGACGGCGGCGGCAGAGCCACGCCCCTCGGCTCGCCCAGAGACAAGGCCCAGCCGGTGGCGTGCCACCCTTCCCAGGCCCCCCAGTTCGGCGTCCCCGGCTGCCGCGAGTGCTCGCCGTGCGACGCCATCAAAGAGCCCCCGCAGTCCTACTACATCCCACCCCCTTGTGATGCCATATGTGCCCTGCCCCCTTCCCAGGGCCACGCCCAGCAGccggaggaggagctgctggagacgtACGTTTTGGTGGAGCGCGAGCAGAAGGAGGCGTAG
- the LOC118226993 gene encoding proteolipid protein 2, whose amino-acid sequence MSLGRDDSSDSRSPSIKMELDVAFLRSIRGILKVGELVTAFVAMVCFATAAGSTYIAASCLELLITAALLVLYVLKLNKKFTFFFWPLIDVFNSVFAAIFMFIICVTAVSLHSAKGILGGGIVGLMATALWCGDAFLLFRRITFNQARTTSVQRK is encoded by the exons atgtcgcTGGGGCGAGACGATTCCTCTGACAGCAGATCACCATCGATCAAAATGGAGCTTGATGTGGCTTTTCTCCGATCCATCAGGGGTATCCTGAAGGTGGGCGAGCTG gtGACCGCTTTCGTAGCGATGGTGTGTTTCGCGACGGCAGCCGGCTCGACTTACATCGCCGCCAGCTGCTTGGAGCTCCTGATAACTGCCGCCCTGCTCGTCCTTTACGTCTTAAAACTCAACAAGAAATTCACCTTCTTCTTCTGGCCTCTCATC GATGTTTTTAACTCAGTCTTTGCGGCCATCTTCATGTTCATCATCTGCGTAACCGCTGTCTCCCTTCACTCAGCCAAAGGAATTCTGGGAGGTGGG ATAGTGGGCTTGATGGCAACAGCCCTGTGGTGTGGAGACGCCTTCCTGCTCTTCAGAAGGATCACGTTCAACCAAGCAAGGACCACGTCGGTTCAAAGGAAATGA